In Mugil cephalus isolate CIBA_MC_2020 chromosome 20, CIBA_Mcephalus_1.1, whole genome shotgun sequence, the following are encoded in one genomic region:
- the spag9a gene encoding sperm associated antigen 9a isoform X1, with protein MELEDGVVYQDDPGTSAMMSERVSGLASSIYREFERLIGKYDEDVVKELMPLVVAVLENLDSVFAENQEHEVELELLKEDNEQLITQYEREKALRKHAEEKFIEFEDTHEQEKKDLQNHVDRMESQSRQLELKIKNYADQIGRLEERELDLKKEYNSLHQRHTEMIHNYMEHVERIKMQQISETSDSSAVGRVRRERPLSLGIFPSSGGTSLLIPDSQARAETPGTEGWRFTDPSQPRSNASLKQLDFADPPKEREGKGAQDSTWGNSLADDCKDELSDFTPMSTTASDVEKDDGNSKSMEVQAAPGTRSISVGLPENEDMADVQDIIESTPELDMSLLEYKPCSTPTKGIENLAFDRNTDSLFEELSSAGTGLIGDVDEGADLLGMGREVENLIQENSQLLETKNALNVVNKDLILRVDELTCEKEMLQGELEAVVQARTKLEDKNKELEEELKKVRLEMEDVKHKTKDEEDVSWHVFMFSCSYLAFAVKLLEIVKCVFVLPQSDVPTAQRKRFTRVEMARVLMERNQYKERLMELQEAVRWTEMIRASRENPTLTEKKKSSIWQFFSRLFSSSSTSAPAIKKGPDFQPNLKYNAPSSMVKRSSTFSQFPTEKSKTFDFLNEDAEQCSSPSRKEQKRAQYRQVKAHMQKEDGRVTAHGWSLPSKYKVANGGQTENKMNLPVPVYLRPLDQKDASMKLWCAAGVNLAGGRTSSDLSKQTKGSQSSLDQLEQDSKDQEKGDKEKELILQDEISSRVWVCTSTHSSTKVVVVDASQPSDLLDSFYACNTHVVCIASVPGVLESDYPAGEEVRQDLEAGQGDGVSLAGSVASVGSTGSDGTMAAEGATAVPQTASSGGTDQPAEYSGASGSVEMSRENSPAEDGVPTAEEATEATEANAGVGEEGEEEDQGADQNQPGIYTEHVFTDPLGVGPTDSSPAESQRGSGQDTASPLPEDLDPSEGEVLRMSSALPTMWLGAQNGCLYVHSSVARWRKCLHAIKLKDSILGIVHVKGRVLVALADGTLAIFHRGVADGQWDLTNYHLLDLGRPHHSIRCMTVVHDKVWCGYRNKIYVIQPKAMRIEKSFDAHPRKESQVRQLAWVGDGIWVSIRLDSTLRLFHAHTYQHLQDVDIEPYVSKMLGTGKLGFSFVRITALVVSCNRLWVGTGNGVIISIPLSEANKTTGIVPNRPGHAVRVSGDDGSDCAVPGTFVPYCSMAHAQLCFHGHRDAVKFFVTVPGHVMPPPGSADSGSDDPPSESSDTTTSEPKTYLVMSGGEGYIDFRMGDEGGELDGLSEPAAGQQSTPTKAERSHLIVWQVMTSHD; from the exons ATGGAGCTGGAGGACGGAGTCGTGTACCAGGACGACCCGGGGACATCAGCGATGATGTCGGAGCGGGTGTCGGGCCTGGCCAGCTCCATCTACCGGGAGTTCGAGCGGCTCATCGGGAAGTACGACGAGGACGTGGTGAAGGAGCTGATGCCGCTGGTCGTGGCCGTGCTGGAGAACCTGGACTCGGTGTTCGCGGAGAACCAGGAGCACGaagtggagctggagctgctgaaggagGACAACGAGCAGCTCATCACCCAGTACGAGAGGGAGAAGGCGCTCAGGAAGCACGCGGAGGAG AAGTTCATTGAGTTCGAAGACACCCatgagcaggagaagaaggacCTCCAGAACCACGTGGACAGGATGGAGTCTCAGTCTCGGCAGCTGGAACTCAAGATCAAGAACTACGCAGACCAGA TTGGCAGGCTAGAAGAACGAGAGCTGGACCTCAAGAAGGAATACAACTCCCTCCATCAACGACACACAGAG ATGATCCATAACTACATGGAGCATGTGGAGAGGATCAAAATGCAGCAGATTAGCGAGACTTCGGATTCTAGCGCGGTCGGCCGAGTCAG GAGAGAACGGCCTCTCTCGTTGGGGATTTTCCCGTCATCTGGAGGGACCTCGCTCTTAATCCCAGATTCGCAGGCCAGAGCCGAGACGCCGGGCACAGAGGGCTGGAGGTTCACCGACCCATCACAGCCTCGGTCCAACGCCAGTCTGAAG CAGTTGGACTTTGCCGACCCCCCAAAGGAAAGGGAGGGTAAGGGTGCGCAGGACTCTACTTGGGGGAATTCACTCGCAGACGACTGCAAG GATGAGCTGTCAGACTTCACGCCGATGTCCACCACCGCCTCGGACGTGGAGAAGGACGACGGGAACAGTAAGAGCATGGAGGTGCAGGCTGCACCAGGGACCAGATCCATATCAGTGG gtttgCCTGAAAATGAGGACATGGCCGACGTGCAGGACATCATTGAGTCCACCCCTGAGCTGGACATGTCTCTGCTTGAGTACAAACCCTGCAG CACTCCGACCAAAGGCATCGAGAACTTGGCATTCGACCGAAATACAGACTCCCTGTTTGAGGAGCTGTCGTCCGCAGGCACCGGGCTCATCGGGGACGTGGACGAAGGGGCTGATCTGCTGG GCATGGGCCGGGAAGTAGAAAATCTGATTCAGGAGAATTCACAACTGCTTGAGACAAA GAACGCGTTGAACGTGGTGAACAAAGACTTGATCCTGAGGGTGGACGAGCTGACCTGTGAGAAGGAGATGCTGCAGGGGGAGCTGGAGGCTGTGGTCCAGGCCAGAACCAAGCTGGAGGACAagaacaaagagctggaggaggaactcAAGAA AGTCCGACTGGAGATGGAGGAcgtaaaacataaaactaaagaCGAAGAAGATGTGAGTTGGCAcgttttcatgttttcctgtAGTTACTTGGCATTTGCAGTGAAGCTTCTTGAAATagttaagtgtgtgtttgtgctgccaCAGAGCGACGTGCCGACGGCTCAGAGGAAGCGCTTCACCCGGGTGGAGATGGCCCGAGTCCTGATGGAGAGGAACCAGTACAAAGAGAGACTGATGGAGCTGCAGGAGGCCGTGAGGTGGACGGAGATGATCAG aGCCTCGAGAGAAAATCCAACGCTcacggagaagaagaaatccagCATCTGGCAGTT CTTCAGCAGACTGtttagctcctcctccaccagcgcGCCCGCCATCAAGAAGGGGCCGGACTTCCAGCCCAACCTGAAATACAACGCACCCTCCAGCATGGTGAAGAGGAGCAGCACCTTCTCCCAGTTCCCCACGGAGAAGTCCAAGACTTTTGACTTCCTCAATGAAGA CGCGGAGCAGTGCAGTTCGCCGTCACGTAAAGAGCAGAAGAGGGCCCAGTACAGGCAGGTGAAGGCCCACATGCAGAAGGAGGACGGACGGGTCACAGCGCATGGCTGGAGTCTGCCCAGCAAATACAAG GTGGCGAATGGcggacagacagaaaacaaaatgaacttaCCAGTCCCGGTTTACTTGAGACCTCTGGACCAGAAGGATGCTTCCATGAAG CTGTGGTGTGCTGCAGGCGTCAACCTGGCGGGGGGAAGGACCTCATCAGATCTTTCTAAGCAGACGAAGGGTTCTCAGAGTAGCCTGGACCAGCTGGAGCAAGACAGTAAG gATCAAGAGAAAGGCGACAAGGAGAAGGAGCTTATCCTCCAGGATGAGATTTCCAGCAGAGTGTGGGTCTGCACGAGCACCCACTCCTCCACtaaagtggtggtggtggacgcCAGCCAGCCCTCCGACCTTCTTGACAGCTTCTACGCCTGCAACACTCACGTTGTCTGCATTGCCAGTGTGCCAG GTGTGTTGGAATCGGACTATCCAGCGGGCGAGGAGGTACGCCAAGACCTGGAGGCTGGCCAAGGCGACGGGGTGTCTTTGGCCGGCAGCGTGGCTAGCGTGGGATCAACGGGCAGCGATGGCACCATGGCAGCAGAGGGCGCTACCGCCGTCCCCCAGACAGCCAGCTCAGGCGGCACTGACCAGCCAGCTGAGTATAGTGGCGCCTCAGGCTCAG TCGAGATGTCCAGAGAGAACAGTCCGGCAGAAGACGGCGTTCCCACGGCGGAGGAGGCGACGGAAGCAACCGAGGCTAACGCCGGTGTGGGCGAAGAAGGCGAGGAAGAGGATCAGGGAGCAGATCAAAACCAGCCGGGAATCTACACGGAGCACGTGTTCACCGACCCGCTGGGAGTCGGACCCACCGACTCGTCTCCGGCTGAATCTCAGAG GGGCTCCGGGCAGGACACTGCGTCTCCACTGCCCGAAGACTTGGACCCATCAGAGGGTGAAGTCCTAAGGATGAGCAGCGCTCTGCCGACAATGTGGCTGGGGGCTCAGAACGGATG TCTCTATGTCCACTCGTCAGTGGCTCGATGGAGGAAGTGTCTCCACGCCATCAAGCTCAAAGACTCCATCCTCGGCATAGT gcatgTTAAAGGAAGAGTCTTGGTAGCATTGGCTGATGGGACCTTAGCTATTTTCCACAGAGGTGTTG CAGATGGTCAGTGGGATCTAACCAACTACCATCTGTTGGATCTGGGACGGCCCCACCACTCTATCCGCTGTATGACGGTGGTCCACGACAAGGTCTGGTGCGGCTACAGAAACAAGATCTACGTCATTCAGCCCAAGGCCATGAGGATAGAG AAGTCGTTTGACGCCCATCCTCGTAAGGAGAGCCAGGTCCGGCAGTTGGCCTGGGTTGGAGACGGTATCTGGGTGTCCATCCGACTGGATTCAACCCTTCGCTTGTTTCACGCCCACACCTATCAACACCTCCAGGATGTGGACATCGAGCCCTACGTCAGCAAGATGCTAG GTACAGGTAAACTGGGCTTCTCATTTGTGAGAATCACAGCTCTCGTCGTATCCTGCAACCGACTGTGGGTGGGAACAGGAAATGGCGTCATCATCTCCATCCCGTTGTCTGAAG ctaaCAAGACAACAGGAATAGTGCCAAATCGGCCCGGCCATGCGGTTCGGGTCTCCGGTGATGACGGTTCGGACTGTGCCGTGCCAGGCACCTTTGTGCCGTACTGCTCCATGGCCCACgcccagctgtgtttccatggacACCGGGACGCTGTCAAGTTTTTCGTGACCGTGCCAG GGCATGTGATGCCCCCTCCAGGTAGTGCAGATTCAGGCTCTGACGACCCCCCATCTGAATCCTCCGACACGACGACCTCCGAGCCCAAAACGTACCTGGTCATGAGCGGGGGAGAAGGCTACATTGACTTCAGAATGG gtgATGAAGGCGGCGAGTTGGACGGTTTATCCGAGCCGGCGGCCGGCCAGCAGTCGACGCCCACCAAGGCCGAGCGCAGCCACCTCATCGTCTGGCAGGTCATGACCTCTCACGACTGA
- the spag9a gene encoding sperm associated antigen 9a isoform X4 encodes MELEDGVVYQDDPGTSAMMSERVSGLASSIYREFERLIGKYDEDVVKELMPLVVAVLENLDSVFAENQEHEVELELLKEDNEQLITQYEREKALRKHAEEKFIEFEDTHEQEKKDLQNHVDRMESQSRQLELKIKNYADQIGRLEERELDLKKEYNSLHQRHTEMIHNYMEHVERIKMQQISETSDSSAVGRVRRERPLSLGIFPSSGGTSLLIPDSQARAETPGTEGWRFTDPSQPRSNASLKQLDFADPPKEREGKGAQDSTWGNSLADDCKDELSDFTPMSTTASDVEKDDGNSKSMEVQAAPGTRSISVGLPENEDMADVQDIIESTPELDMSLLEYKPCSTPTKGIENLAFDRNTDSLFEELSSAGTGLIGDVDEGADLLVEYSDLSLIGMGREVENLIQENSQLLETKNALNVVNKDLILRVDELTCEKEMLQGELEAVVQARTKLEDKNKELEEELKKVRLEMEDVKHKTKDEEDSDVPTAQRKRFTRVEMARVLMERNQYKERLMELQEAVRWTEMIRASRENPTLTEKKKSSIWQFISFSRLFSSSSTSAPAIKKGPDFQPNLKYNAPSSMVKRSSTFSQFPTEKSKTFDFLNEDAEQCSSPSRKEQKRAQYRQVKAHMQKEDGRVTAHGWSLPSKYKVANGGQTENKMNLPVPVYLRPLDQKDASMKLWCAAGVNLAGGRTSSDLSKQTKGSQSSLDQLEQDSKDQEKGDKEKELILQDEISSRVWVCTSTHSSTKVVVVDASQPSDLLDSFYACNTHVVCIASVPGVLESDYPAGEEVRQDLEAGQGDGVSLAGSVASVGSTGSDGTMAAEGATAVPQTASSGGTDQPAEYSGASGSVEMSRENSPAEDGVPTAEEATEATEANAGVGEEGEEEDQGADQNQPGIYTEHVFTDPLGVGPTDSSPAESQRGSGQDTASPLPEDLDPSEGEVLRMSSALPTMWLGAQNGCLYVHSSVARWRKCLHAIKLKDSILGIVHVKGRVLVALADGTLAIFHRGVADGQWDLTNYHLLDLGRPHHSIRCMTVVHDKVWCGYRNKIYVIQPKAMRIEKSFDAHPRKESQVRQLAWVGDGIWVSIRLDSTLRLFHAHTYQHLQDVDIEPYVSKMLGTGKLGFSFVRITALVVSCNRLWVGTGNGVIISIPLSEANKTTGIVPNRPGHAVRVSGDDGSDCAVPGTFVPYCSMAHAQLCFHGHRDAVKFFVTVPGHVMPPPGSADSGSDDPPSESSDTTTSEPKTYLVMSGGEGYIDFRMGDEGGELDGLSEPAAGQQSTPTKAERSHLIVWQVMTSHD; translated from the exons ATGGAGCTGGAGGACGGAGTCGTGTACCAGGACGACCCGGGGACATCAGCGATGATGTCGGAGCGGGTGTCGGGCCTGGCCAGCTCCATCTACCGGGAGTTCGAGCGGCTCATCGGGAAGTACGACGAGGACGTGGTGAAGGAGCTGATGCCGCTGGTCGTGGCCGTGCTGGAGAACCTGGACTCGGTGTTCGCGGAGAACCAGGAGCACGaagtggagctggagctgctgaaggagGACAACGAGCAGCTCATCACCCAGTACGAGAGGGAGAAGGCGCTCAGGAAGCACGCGGAGGAG AAGTTCATTGAGTTCGAAGACACCCatgagcaggagaagaaggacCTCCAGAACCACGTGGACAGGATGGAGTCTCAGTCTCGGCAGCTGGAACTCAAGATCAAGAACTACGCAGACCAGA TTGGCAGGCTAGAAGAACGAGAGCTGGACCTCAAGAAGGAATACAACTCCCTCCATCAACGACACACAGAG ATGATCCATAACTACATGGAGCATGTGGAGAGGATCAAAATGCAGCAGATTAGCGAGACTTCGGATTCTAGCGCGGTCGGCCGAGTCAG GAGAGAACGGCCTCTCTCGTTGGGGATTTTCCCGTCATCTGGAGGGACCTCGCTCTTAATCCCAGATTCGCAGGCCAGAGCCGAGACGCCGGGCACAGAGGGCTGGAGGTTCACCGACCCATCACAGCCTCGGTCCAACGCCAGTCTGAAG CAGTTGGACTTTGCCGACCCCCCAAAGGAAAGGGAGGGTAAGGGTGCGCAGGACTCTACTTGGGGGAATTCACTCGCAGACGACTGCAAG GATGAGCTGTCAGACTTCACGCCGATGTCCACCACCGCCTCGGACGTGGAGAAGGACGACGGGAACAGTAAGAGCATGGAGGTGCAGGCTGCACCAGGGACCAGATCCATATCAGTGG gtttgCCTGAAAATGAGGACATGGCCGACGTGCAGGACATCATTGAGTCCACCCCTGAGCTGGACATGTCTCTGCTTGAGTACAAACCCTGCAG CACTCCGACCAAAGGCATCGAGAACTTGGCATTCGACCGAAATACAGACTCCCTGTTTGAGGAGCTGTCGTCCGCAGGCACCGGGCTCATCGGGGACGTGGACGAAGGGGCTGATCTGCTGG TGGAGTACTCTG ACCTTAGTTTGATTG GCATGGGCCGGGAAGTAGAAAATCTGATTCAGGAGAATTCACAACTGCTTGAGACAAA GAACGCGTTGAACGTGGTGAACAAAGACTTGATCCTGAGGGTGGACGAGCTGACCTGTGAGAAGGAGATGCTGCAGGGGGAGCTGGAGGCTGTGGTCCAGGCCAGAACCAAGCTGGAGGACAagaacaaagagctggaggaggaactcAAGAA AGTCCGACTGGAGATGGAGGAcgtaaaacataaaactaaagaCGAAGAAGAT AGCGACGTGCCGACGGCTCAGAGGAAGCGCTTCACCCGGGTGGAGATGGCCCGAGTCCTGATGGAGAGGAACCAGTACAAAGAGAGACTGATGGAGCTGCAGGAGGCCGTGAGGTGGACGGAGATGATCAG aGCCTCGAGAGAAAATCCAACGCTcacggagaagaagaaatccagCATCTGGCAGTT CATTAG CTTCAGCAGACTGtttagctcctcctccaccagcgcGCCCGCCATCAAGAAGGGGCCGGACTTCCAGCCCAACCTGAAATACAACGCACCCTCCAGCATGGTGAAGAGGAGCAGCACCTTCTCCCAGTTCCCCACGGAGAAGTCCAAGACTTTTGACTTCCTCAATGAAGA CGCGGAGCAGTGCAGTTCGCCGTCACGTAAAGAGCAGAAGAGGGCCCAGTACAGGCAGGTGAAGGCCCACATGCAGAAGGAGGACGGACGGGTCACAGCGCATGGCTGGAGTCTGCCCAGCAAATACAAG GTGGCGAATGGcggacagacagaaaacaaaatgaacttaCCAGTCCCGGTTTACTTGAGACCTCTGGACCAGAAGGATGCTTCCATGAAG CTGTGGTGTGCTGCAGGCGTCAACCTGGCGGGGGGAAGGACCTCATCAGATCTTTCTAAGCAGACGAAGGGTTCTCAGAGTAGCCTGGACCAGCTGGAGCAAGACAGTAAG gATCAAGAGAAAGGCGACAAGGAGAAGGAGCTTATCCTCCAGGATGAGATTTCCAGCAGAGTGTGGGTCTGCACGAGCACCCACTCCTCCACtaaagtggtggtggtggacgcCAGCCAGCCCTCCGACCTTCTTGACAGCTTCTACGCCTGCAACACTCACGTTGTCTGCATTGCCAGTGTGCCAG GTGTGTTGGAATCGGACTATCCAGCGGGCGAGGAGGTACGCCAAGACCTGGAGGCTGGCCAAGGCGACGGGGTGTCTTTGGCCGGCAGCGTGGCTAGCGTGGGATCAACGGGCAGCGATGGCACCATGGCAGCAGAGGGCGCTACCGCCGTCCCCCAGACAGCCAGCTCAGGCGGCACTGACCAGCCAGCTGAGTATAGTGGCGCCTCAGGCTCAG TCGAGATGTCCAGAGAGAACAGTCCGGCAGAAGACGGCGTTCCCACGGCGGAGGAGGCGACGGAAGCAACCGAGGCTAACGCCGGTGTGGGCGAAGAAGGCGAGGAAGAGGATCAGGGAGCAGATCAAAACCAGCCGGGAATCTACACGGAGCACGTGTTCACCGACCCGCTGGGAGTCGGACCCACCGACTCGTCTCCGGCTGAATCTCAGAG GGGCTCCGGGCAGGACACTGCGTCTCCACTGCCCGAAGACTTGGACCCATCAGAGGGTGAAGTCCTAAGGATGAGCAGCGCTCTGCCGACAATGTGGCTGGGGGCTCAGAACGGATG TCTCTATGTCCACTCGTCAGTGGCTCGATGGAGGAAGTGTCTCCACGCCATCAAGCTCAAAGACTCCATCCTCGGCATAGT gcatgTTAAAGGAAGAGTCTTGGTAGCATTGGCTGATGGGACCTTAGCTATTTTCCACAGAGGTGTTG CAGATGGTCAGTGGGATCTAACCAACTACCATCTGTTGGATCTGGGACGGCCCCACCACTCTATCCGCTGTATGACGGTGGTCCACGACAAGGTCTGGTGCGGCTACAGAAACAAGATCTACGTCATTCAGCCCAAGGCCATGAGGATAGAG AAGTCGTTTGACGCCCATCCTCGTAAGGAGAGCCAGGTCCGGCAGTTGGCCTGGGTTGGAGACGGTATCTGGGTGTCCATCCGACTGGATTCAACCCTTCGCTTGTTTCACGCCCACACCTATCAACACCTCCAGGATGTGGACATCGAGCCCTACGTCAGCAAGATGCTAG GTACAGGTAAACTGGGCTTCTCATTTGTGAGAATCACAGCTCTCGTCGTATCCTGCAACCGACTGTGGGTGGGAACAGGAAATGGCGTCATCATCTCCATCCCGTTGTCTGAAG ctaaCAAGACAACAGGAATAGTGCCAAATCGGCCCGGCCATGCGGTTCGGGTCTCCGGTGATGACGGTTCGGACTGTGCCGTGCCAGGCACCTTTGTGCCGTACTGCTCCATGGCCCACgcccagctgtgtttccatggacACCGGGACGCTGTCAAGTTTTTCGTGACCGTGCCAG GGCATGTGATGCCCCCTCCAGGTAGTGCAGATTCAGGCTCTGACGACCCCCCATCTGAATCCTCCGACACGACGACCTCCGAGCCCAAAACGTACCTGGTCATGAGCGGGGGAGAAGGCTACATTGACTTCAGAATGG gtgATGAAGGCGGCGAGTTGGACGGTTTATCCGAGCCGGCGGCCGGCCAGCAGTCGACGCCCACCAAGGCCGAGCGCAGCCACCTCATCGTCTGGCAGGTCATGACCTCTCACGACTGA